A stretch of the Bordetella genomosp. 8 genome encodes the following:
- a CDS encoding tripartite tricarboxylate transporter substrate binding protein, translating into MRTASALALLAAIAVSAAGPADADAAGAADGYPSHSITLVNPYAAGGPADIVARSLARGLEKRLGQAVVVESKPGGGASIGTGFVARARPDGYTLLLGTSAGHVVTPLMQKTPYDGVRDFAFASVVAIQPIMLAVNPTRGIRTVADLIARAQAAPGKLSYGSAGVGGATHLGGELFQQAAHVQLNHIPYPGASPAINDAVGGQLDMVVLNLSASLPFIRQGRLLPLAYAADRRSPLLPQVPTLDEAGVHGAQSATWYSLAAPAGTPPAIVQRLSDAVRDVNEDADYRRVMEEQAVELMALSPGQAQAYVEKDRADMRALLGRLDLLAK; encoded by the coding sequence GTGCGAACCGCATCTGCGCTGGCGCTGCTGGCCGCGATCGCCGTGTCCGCCGCCGGGCCGGCCGACGCCGACGCGGCGGGGGCCGCGGACGGCTATCCCTCCCACTCCATTACGCTGGTCAATCCCTACGCCGCTGGCGGACCGGCCGACATCGTGGCACGCAGCCTGGCGCGCGGGCTGGAAAAGCGCCTGGGCCAGGCCGTGGTGGTCGAAAGCAAGCCGGGCGGTGGCGCGTCGATAGGGACGGGCTTCGTCGCCCGCGCCAGGCCCGATGGCTACACCCTGCTGCTGGGGACGTCGGCGGGCCACGTGGTGACGCCGCTGATGCAGAAGACGCCTTATGACGGCGTGCGCGACTTCGCCTTCGCGTCCGTGGTCGCCATACAGCCCATCATGCTGGCCGTGAATCCCACGCGCGGCATCAGGACCGTTGCCGACCTGATCGCGCGCGCCCAGGCCGCCCCCGGCAAGCTGAGCTACGGCTCCGCGGGCGTGGGCGGCGCCACGCACCTGGGCGGCGAGCTGTTCCAGCAGGCCGCGCATGTCCAACTGAACCATATCCCCTACCCCGGGGCGTCGCCCGCCATCAACGACGCCGTCGGCGGGCAACTGGACATGGTCGTGCTGAATCTTTCGGCCAGCCTGCCTTTCATACGCCAGGGGCGCCTGCTGCCGCTGGCCTATGCCGCCGACCGGCGTTCGCCGCTGCTGCCGCAGGTGCCGACCCTGGACGAGGCTGGCGTGCACGGCGCGCAATCGGCCACCTGGTACAGCCTGGCCGCGCCGGCCGGCACGCCGCCCGCCATCGTGCAGCGCCTGAGCGATGCCGTGCGCGATGTGAACGAGGACGCCGATTACCGGCGGGTGATGGAAGAACAGGCGGTGGAGCTGATGGCGCTGTCGCCCGGCCAGGCGCAGGCCTATGTGGAAAAGGACCGCGCCGACATGCGGGCGCTGCTGGGCAGGCTGGACCTGCTGGCCAAATGA
- a CDS encoding glutathione S-transferase family protein — MKLHWSPRSPFVRKVMIVLYEAGIEDRVQCVRTPVAMDKPNLDLVRDNPLIKLPTLVLDDGTAIYDSRVICAYLDGLAGAGLLPAEPRARLTAERRQALGDGLLDVLLLFRQERNKPPARQTPEWLDAFALKLDAVLKALEQEAPALRETRFDLGLIAIGCALSYLDYRYADLPWRDGHPALATWHREFCARPSVARTAPDDAAA, encoded by the coding sequence ATGAAGCTGCATTGGTCGCCACGTTCGCCTTTCGTACGCAAGGTCATGATCGTGCTTTACGAGGCGGGCATCGAAGACCGCGTGCAATGCGTCCGCACGCCCGTCGCGATGGACAAGCCGAATCTCGACCTGGTGCGCGACAACCCGCTCATCAAGCTGCCCACGCTGGTCCTGGACGACGGCACCGCGATCTACGACTCCCGCGTGATTTGCGCCTACCTGGACGGGCTGGCGGGCGCCGGCCTGCTGCCGGCCGAACCGCGGGCACGCCTGACCGCGGAGCGGCGCCAGGCCCTGGGCGACGGCCTGCTGGACGTGCTGCTGCTGTTCCGGCAGGAACGCAACAAGCCGCCGGCGCGGCAGACGCCGGAATGGCTGGACGCTTTCGCCTTGAAACTGGACGCGGTGCTGAAGGCGCTGGAACAGGAAGCGCCGGCGCTGCGGGAAACGCGCTTCGACCTGGGCCTGATCGCCATCGGCTGCGCCCTGTCCTATCTGGACTACCGCTACGCCGACCTGCCCTGGCGCGACGGCCATCCCGCGTTGGCGACGTGGCATCGCGAGTTCTGCGCGCGTCCGTCCGTGGCGCGTACGGCACCCGACGACGCGGCGGCTTGA
- a CDS encoding flavin reductase family protein yields MNFDFSELATADAFKLLSSVVVPRPIAWVVTQSAEGRMNAAPFSFFNVVSSDPPIVALGIGPRGGQLKDTSRNILATREFVVNVAPAGLGPQMTHTSLDYVADVDELAKAGLTTAPSLRVNPPRIAQSPAALECQVWQILEAAPQRIIVLARVVAMYLRDDALLDPDKYYVDTPSLRLLGRMHGAGWYAHTDHLFQMAAPDVADDPAVRPPQGH; encoded by the coding sequence ATGAACTTCGACTTCAGCGAGCTGGCGACGGCGGATGCCTTCAAACTGCTGTCCAGCGTGGTGGTGCCGCGGCCCATCGCCTGGGTCGTGACGCAATCGGCCGAAGGCCGGATGAATGCCGCGCCGTTTTCCTTCTTCAATGTGGTCAGCAGCGATCCGCCCATCGTGGCGCTGGGCATAGGCCCGCGCGGCGGACAGTTGAAGGACACCTCGCGCAATATCCTGGCCACGCGCGAATTCGTCGTCAACGTCGCGCCGGCGGGTCTCGGGCCCCAGATGACCCACACCAGCCTGGACTACGTGGCGGACGTCGATGAATTGGCCAAGGCGGGCCTGACCACCGCGCCATCGCTGCGCGTGAACCCGCCGCGGATCGCGCAGAGCCCCGCCGCGCTGGAATGCCAGGTGTGGCAGATCCTCGAAGCCGCGCCGCAACGGATTATCGTATTGGCGCGCGTGGTCGCCATGTACCTGCGCGACGACGCCTTGCTGGATCCGGACAAGTACTACGTGGATACGCCGTCGCTACGGCTGCTGGGCCGCATGCACGGCGCCGGCTGGTATGCCCACACCGACCATCTTTTCCAGATGGCGGCGCCCGATGTCGCGGACGACCCCGCGGTGCGGCCGCCACAGGGGCACTGA
- a CDS encoding LysR family transcriptional regulator, with the protein MPTPKAAGPSLDLTADLHKWRAFVAIAELGSITRAALHLDQDQSVLSRRINALERECNARLFNRTGRGVHLSEVGERLFPLVRVLLEDAERLELEVNGQAREPAGEVRLGLLPSTAHPLIRRLFSRLREHYPKVHLRIFEGSSGQIEEWLTDSRVDIAILYRYGEKCPPGETPLAYVESYLVGAAGDPRTSAGDIRFDALDGLPFILPGAPNGLRNTLDGLARARKIAIAPLIEADSLPLMKSIVEHENMYTVLPLHAVWQEVHEGRLSVAALRDPALGRIISMAYSRSKGPGRTVMEVAAQIEALAREIGGEGVWHVSE; encoded by the coding sequence ATGCCTACGCCCAAAGCCGCGGGACCCAGCCTGGACCTGACCGCCGACCTGCACAAATGGCGCGCCTTCGTCGCCATCGCCGAGCTGGGCAGCATCACGCGCGCCGCGCTGCATCTGGACCAGGACCAGTCGGTGCTCAGCCGCCGCATCAACGCGCTGGAGCGCGAATGCAACGCGCGGCTGTTCAACCGCACTGGCCGCGGCGTACACCTGTCCGAAGTCGGCGAACGCCTGTTCCCGCTGGTGCGGGTATTGCTCGAAGACGCCGAGCGCCTGGAACTGGAAGTCAACGGCCAGGCGCGCGAGCCGGCCGGCGAGGTCCGGCTGGGCCTGTTGCCGTCCACCGCCCACCCGCTGATACGGCGGCTGTTCTCGCGTCTGCGCGAACACTATCCCAAGGTACATCTGCGGATTTTCGAAGGATCGAGCGGCCAGATAGAGGAATGGCTGACCGACAGCCGCGTGGATATCGCCATCCTGTATCGCTACGGTGAAAAGTGCCCGCCCGGCGAGACGCCACTGGCCTATGTGGAGTCCTATCTGGTGGGCGCGGCCGGCGACCCGCGCACCAGCGCGGGGGATATCCGCTTCGATGCGCTGGACGGGCTGCCTTTCATCCTGCCAGGCGCGCCCAACGGGCTGCGCAATACGCTGGACGGGCTCGCGCGCGCCCGCAAGATCGCCATCGCGCCGCTGATCGAGGCCGATTCGCTGCCCCTGATGAAGTCCATCGTCGAACACGAAAACATGTATACAGTGCTGCCGCTGCACGCTGTCTGGCAGGAGGTGCACGAAGGCCGCCTGAGCGTGGCCGCGCTGCGCGACCCGGCGCTGGGGCGCATCATTTCAATGGCATATTCGCGCAGCAAGGGGCCGGGCCGCACGGTCATGGAAGTCGCCGCGCAGATCGAGGCGCTGGCGCGCGAGATCGGTGGGGAAGGGGTCTGGCACGTCAGCGAGTGA
- a CDS encoding carboxymuconolactone decarboxylase family protein, translating to MSRIPFPTPDTMTAAQRQVYDRIVSGPRGRLVGPLRAALHNPDLADRWQALGALLRFGTSLPPRVSELAIVATARRWNSQIEWHIHAQAAADAGIPVAALEAIRDGRAPAFDTPADGIVYEYARQLQETGQVAPTLYAQAIEHWGVAGVVELTAVIGYYTMVSMTLNAHEIPMPDDAPDPLRVPMEAGQPALTRLPRLPGQAGGDRP from the coding sequence ATGAGCCGCATCCCCTTCCCCACTCCCGACACGATGACCGCGGCCCAGCGACAGGTCTACGACCGCATCGTTTCGGGCCCGCGCGGCCGCCTGGTCGGCCCGTTGCGCGCCGCCTTGCACAACCCCGACCTGGCCGACCGCTGGCAGGCCCTGGGCGCCCTGCTGCGCTTCGGCACCAGCCTGCCGCCGCGTGTCAGCGAGCTGGCCATCGTGGCGACCGCACGGCGCTGGAACAGCCAGATCGAATGGCATATCCATGCCCAGGCGGCCGCCGATGCCGGCATCCCCGTCGCGGCGCTGGAGGCGATCCGCGACGGGCGCGCACCGGCCTTCGACACGCCGGCCGACGGCATCGTCTACGAATATGCCCGCCAGCTGCAGGAGACCGGTCAGGTCGCGCCCACGCTGTACGCGCAGGCGATCGAGCACTGGGGCGTGGCGGGCGTGGTGGAGCTGACAGCCGTCATCGGCTACTACACGATGGTATCGATGACCTTGAACGCCCATGAAATTCCCATGCCGGACGATGCGCCCGATCCATTGCGGGTACCGATGGAAGCCGGCCAGCCGGCCCTGACGCGGCTGCCGCGCTTGCCTGGGCAAGCCGGCGGAGACCGCCCATGA
- a CDS encoding LysR substrate-binding domain-containing protein encodes MELRQLRSFVRVVELSSMGRAALELGIATSTLSQQISQLESELATRLLQRRSTGVFPTEAGLDFWHQAQVILRQVDTAAAVARQGRFSGQVSIGMATTTAAVLTVPLLSIMRERYPAIRVRIVEGLTAHLAALLNSRQLDLALLFEAYDPKRWSVTPLVDERLFVVARKDLAGLPPTLATARSVKVSQIGDLPLIMPGNSHALRDLMTASFNAEKLSPNVVLEIEGAHSLMRAVRAGLGATVQPGAVLSMLAPDGETMADDQLLRAIPIEDPSMRRRCLLASFSDDELSPSALATRVTLVQLARQLVQDGVWRGAIML; translated from the coding sequence ATGGAACTCAGACAACTTCGATCCTTCGTCCGTGTGGTCGAGCTCAGCAGCATGGGACGGGCGGCGCTGGAGCTGGGTATCGCCACCTCCACGCTCAGCCAGCAGATCAGCCAGCTCGAAAGCGAACTCGCGACCAGGCTGCTGCAGCGACGCTCGACCGGGGTCTTTCCGACCGAAGCCGGACTGGATTTCTGGCACCAGGCGCAGGTCATCCTGCGGCAGGTCGACACCGCGGCGGCGGTCGCCCGCCAAGGCAGGTTTTCCGGCCAGGTCAGCATAGGCATGGCCACCACCACCGCGGCCGTCCTGACGGTGCCGCTGCTGTCGATCATGCGGGAACGCTACCCCGCCATCCGCGTCCGGATCGTCGAGGGCCTGACCGCGCACCTGGCCGCCCTGCTCAATTCACGCCAGCTGGATCTGGCGCTGCTTTTCGAAGCCTACGATCCCAAGCGCTGGAGCGTGACGCCGCTGGTCGATGAAAGGCTGTTCGTCGTGGCGCGCAAGGACCTGGCCGGCCTGCCGCCCACGCTGGCCACGGCCAGGAGCGTCAAGGTCAGCCAGATCGGCGACCTGCCCTTGATCATGCCCGGCAACAGCCACGCGCTGCGCGACCTGATGACGGCCAGCTTCAACGCGGAGAAACTCAGCCCCAACGTGGTCCTGGAGATCGAGGGAGCCCATAGCCTGATGCGCGCGGTGCGCGCGGGCCTGGGCGCGACGGTCCAGCCGGGCGCCGTGTTGTCCATGCTGGCGCCGGACGGCGAGACCATGGCGGACGACCAGCTGCTGCGGGCGATACCGATCGAGGATCCGTCGATGCGCAGGCGTTGCCTGCTGGCCAGCTTCTCCGACGACGAACTGTCGCCCTCCGCGCTCGCGACCCGGGTGACGCTGGTCCAACTGGCAAGACAATTGGTGCAGGACGGCGTCTGGCGCGGCGCGATCATGCTGTAG
- a CDS encoding amidohydrolase family protein has translation MSDATPPRTGDARGGSGQALAYVPDRTETPRMPGRPRHVLMPGACDAHCHVFGPYDRFPLQQPSSYAAPDAPAERYLSMLDTLGAQRGVLVQPAPYGTEPAALLDALRQGAGRLRGVAVADPQVSDAQLRAWSEAGVRALRFVEARDPAGRLFPGSVGFDQIAALAPRMKQHGLHAQLWAPCDVYTRHLPALAGLGLTLVIDHLGSLVPGRGPQDAVFQLLRGLLADGAIWMKLTLCRVGTAPDYADARYLHDAFTAANPDQVLWGSDWPYVRMGDKAPAADALLDVAWDWLGSDALRQKVWVDNPARLYGFPKG, from the coding sequence ATGAGCGACGCGACCCCGCCGCGTACCGGCGATGCCCGGGGTGGATCCGGCCAGGCGCTTGCCTATGTCCCGGACAGGACCGAAACGCCGCGCATGCCCGGGCGGCCGCGCCATGTGCTGATGCCGGGCGCCTGCGACGCGCACTGCCATGTGTTCGGGCCGTACGACCGCTTCCCGCTGCAACAGCCATCTTCCTATGCCGCGCCGGACGCGCCGGCCGAGCGCTACCTGTCCATGCTGGATACCCTGGGCGCGCAGCGCGGCGTGCTGGTGCAGCCGGCCCCCTACGGTACCGAGCCGGCGGCCCTGCTGGATGCGCTGCGGCAGGGCGCCGGCCGCTTGCGCGGCGTGGCGGTGGCCGATCCGCAAGTCAGCGATGCGCAATTGCGGGCGTGGTCCGAGGCCGGCGTGCGCGCCCTGCGTTTCGTCGAGGCGCGCGATCCGGCGGGACGGTTGTTTCCCGGCAGCGTCGGCTTCGACCAGATCGCCGCGCTGGCGCCGCGCATGAAGCAACACGGCCTGCACGCGCAGTTATGGGCACCATGCGACGTCTATACGCGGCATCTGCCGGCGCTGGCGGGATTGGGGCTGACGCTGGTGATCGACCATCTCGGCAGCCTGGTGCCGGGACGTGGCCCCCAGGATGCGGTGTTTCAATTGCTGCGCGGCCTGCTCGCCGACGGCGCCATCTGGATGAAGCTGACGCTGTGCCGCGTGGGCACGGCGCCGGATTATGCCGACGCCCGCTATCTGCACGACGCCTTCACCGCCGCCAATCCGGATCAGGTGCTGTGGGGGTCCGATTGGCCCTATGTGCGGATGGGCGACAAGGCGCCCGCGGCCGATGCCTTGCTGGACGTGGCATGGGATTGGCTGGGCAGCGATGCGCTGCGCCAGAAGGTGTGGGTGGATAACCCGGCGCGGTTGTACGGGTTTCCGAAGGGCTGA
- a CDS encoding acyl-CoA dehydrogenase, protein MTAETHAADAALIEEVRDSARDFLRRRDQRQRKRAAGVLDRRYWTEIAGVGWLGMFVPEDHGGLGLGWPAMAAVMEEAGRVQLPEPLVAAAVLPAALLQRLAQDHDGASACQRLLADVCAGRRVTSLAWQEADGQLEAGEGAGAFGVSVTWREDAYVLNGEKRHVIPGDGVDGWLVSADGEQEPALFYVPADTPGVIARPYVRADGTHACHLSFEAVALPADALLARRGVLDAIDAALDLGRLMQSAEMVGAARQVLSDSVEYLNTRKQFGRPLASFQALQHRVVDASMQVELAAASLQAALKELPSADKAMARAAASRVKARAARAGLEAARLAVQLHGAIGYTDECDVSLYLRGALHQAAWLGNATAHRQRYGALAPPIRDGGAPADALPEETPDMSARPREAEAPEAFPRDADWNEMPEADFRAMLRRFFRAHYPERLRHMPRRLHWEEIKEWYFTLARQGWIAPSWPREHGGMALAPGRLIAFIEEAERHGVARAPDQGLVMLGPILFRHGTQEQRERFLPGILSGQDVWAQGYSEPDAGSDLAALRCAAVVDGDALIVTGQKTWSTLAQDATHMFMLVRTDTTVKKQAGISFLLVDLRSPGVSRRPIRTLAGHEEFCEVFFDQVRVPRGNLVGALNGGWSIAKELLGFERLFSGSPKHAHHALQQIHARARQRGLLADPAFHDRLTELRLDVADLTAMYEGYADMARAGLPLPPQLSLLKIWATETHERLGALLIQAADEYGGAALDDDTGESHVLAPYVNALAATIFSGTNEIQRNIYAKHVLGMDGA, encoded by the coding sequence ATGACCGCCGAGACCCATGCCGCCGACGCCGCATTGATCGAAGAGGTGCGTGACAGCGCGCGCGACTTCCTGCGTCGCCGCGACCAGCGGCAACGCAAGCGCGCGGCGGGCGTGCTGGATCGTCGTTATTGGACCGAGATCGCCGGCGTCGGCTGGCTGGGCATGTTCGTGCCGGAGGACCACGGCGGACTGGGCCTGGGTTGGCCCGCGATGGCCGCCGTCATGGAAGAAGCGGGGCGCGTCCAGTTGCCGGAGCCGCTGGTCGCCGCCGCCGTGCTGCCCGCCGCGCTGCTCCAGCGCCTGGCGCAAGACCACGATGGCGCGTCGGCCTGCCAGCGGCTGCTGGCCGACGTTTGCGCCGGCAGGCGCGTGACGTCGCTGGCGTGGCAGGAGGCCGACGGCCAGCTCGAGGCCGGCGAGGGCGCCGGCGCGTTCGGCGTCAGCGTGACCTGGCGGGAAGACGCCTACGTCCTGAACGGCGAAAAGCGCCACGTCATACCGGGAGACGGGGTCGACGGCTGGCTGGTGTCGGCCGATGGCGAACAGGAGCCCGCGCTGTTCTACGTGCCCGCGGATACGCCAGGCGTGATTGCCAGGCCCTACGTTCGCGCCGACGGCACGCACGCCTGCCATCTGTCCTTCGAGGCGGTGGCGCTGCCGGCTGACGCTTTGCTGGCCCGGCGCGGCGTGCTGGACGCCATCGATGCCGCGCTGGACCTGGGGCGACTGATGCAGTCGGCGGAAATGGTGGGCGCGGCGCGCCAGGTGCTGTCCGACTCCGTCGAGTACCTCAACACCCGGAAGCAGTTCGGCCGGCCGCTGGCGTCCTTCCAGGCCTTGCAGCATCGGGTGGTGGACGCATCGATGCAGGTGGAGCTGGCCGCCGCCAGCCTGCAGGCGGCGCTCAAGGAATTGCCGTCCGCGGATAAAGCCATGGCACGCGCGGCGGCCAGCCGCGTGAAGGCGCGCGCCGCGCGCGCCGGCCTGGAAGCCGCCCGCCTGGCGGTGCAACTGCACGGCGCCATCGGCTATACCGATGAATGCGATGTCAGCCTGTACCTGCGCGGTGCGCTGCACCAGGCCGCGTGGCTGGGCAACGCGACCGCCCACCGGCAGCGCTACGGGGCGCTCGCGCCACCCATACGCGACGGCGGCGCGCCGGCGGATGCCTTGCCCGAAGAGACGCCGGACATGTCCGCGCGACCGCGGGAAGCGGAAGCTCCGGAAGCCTTCCCGCGCGATGCCGACTGGAATGAAATGCCCGAGGCCGATTTCCGCGCCATGCTGCGACGCTTCTTCCGCGCGCACTATCCGGAACGCCTGCGCCATATGCCGCGTCGCCTGCACTGGGAAGAAATCAAGGAGTGGTATTTCACCCTGGCGCGCCAGGGCTGGATCGCGCCGTCGTGGCCGCGCGAACATGGCGGCATGGCCCTCGCGCCGGGCCGCCTGATCGCCTTCATCGAAGAGGCCGAACGCCATGGCGTGGCGCGCGCGCCCGACCAGGGGCTGGTCATGCTCGGTCCCATCCTGTTCCGCCATGGTACGCAGGAACAGCGCGAACGCTTCCTGCCCGGCATCCTTTCCGGCCAGGACGTATGGGCGCAAGGGTATTCCGAACCGGACGCGGGCTCCGACCTTGCGGCGCTGCGCTGCGCCGCCGTCGTCGATGGCGACGCCTTGATCGTCACCGGCCAGAAGACGTGGTCCACGCTGGCGCAGGACGCCACCCATATGTTCATGCTGGTCAGGACCGACACCACCGTCAAGAAGCAGGCGGGCATCAGCTTCCTGCTGGTGGACCTGCGCAGCCCGGGCGTCAGCCGCAGGCCGATCCGCACGCTGGCGGGCCACGAGGAGTTCTGCGAAGTGTTCTTCGACCAGGTACGCGTCCCGCGCGGCAACCTGGTGGGCGCGCTGAATGGCGGCTGGAGCATCGCCAAGGAACTGCTGGGCTTCGAACGCCTGTTCAGCGGCAGCCCGAAGCATGCGCATCATGCCTTGCAGCAGATCCATGCCCGCGCGCGGCAGCGCGGCCTGCTGGCCGATCCGGCGTTCCATGACCGCCTGACCGAGCTGCGGCTGGACGTGGCCGACCTGACCGCCATGTACGAGGGATATGCCGACATGGCGCGCGCGGGGCTGCCCTTGCCGCCCCAATTGTCGCTGCTGAAGATATGGGCCACCGAAACCCACGAACGCCTGGGGGCCCTGCTGATACAGGCCGCCGATGAATACGGCGGCGCCGCGCTGGACGATGACACAGGCGAAAGCCATGTGCTGGCGCCTTACGTCAATGCGCTGGCGGCCACCATTTTCAGCGGCACCAACGAGATACAACGCAACATCTACGCCAAGCACGTGCTGGGCATGGATGGCGCCTGA
- a CDS encoding tripartite tricarboxylate transporter substrate binding protein, with protein sequence MKKRRALLAALLSLAAVHAFAAGAADAWPSQPIRLIVPYPPGGSVDNLARLLAPTLGQKLGQPVVVENKAGASGTIGVDATVRATPDGSTFGFGVPGAISGLPHAMKVPYDVGAIRYVSLVARIPVVFVVNPAIPETTLPAFIAAARKDPGKYNYGSAGNLTTPHLAGELLKQQTGIQIMHVPYKGAAPAVTALLSNEVQMFPADASAVLALIKAGKVRALAVGSADRFVGLPDVPTTRELGLAGVEVESNYGVIAPTGTPAAIVDRMAQAIGESLRDPALRARIIEQGAVPQATSPDEYRQLMEAESRKWGEVIRRGKLGLQ encoded by the coding sequence ATGAAGAAACGCCGCGCCTTGCTGGCCGCCTTGCTGTCCCTGGCCGCGGTCCACGCATTCGCGGCCGGTGCGGCCGATGCGTGGCCCAGCCAGCCCATACGCCTGATCGTGCCGTATCCGCCCGGCGGTTCCGTCGACAACCTGGCCCGGCTGTTGGCGCCCACGCTGGGCCAGAAGCTGGGGCAACCCGTGGTCGTGGAAAACAAGGCCGGCGCTTCCGGAACCATAGGCGTGGACGCGACGGTGCGGGCCACGCCGGACGGCAGCACCTTCGGCTTCGGCGTCCCAGGCGCCATTTCCGGTTTGCCGCACGCCATGAAAGTGCCCTATGACGTCGGCGCGATCCGCTACGTGTCCCTGGTCGCGCGCATTCCGGTGGTCTTCGTCGTCAACCCGGCGATACCGGAAACGACCCTGCCCGCTTTCATCGCCGCCGCCCGCAAGGATCCCGGCAAGTACAACTATGGCTCGGCCGGCAATCTCACCACCCCGCACCTGGCTGGCGAACTGCTCAAGCAACAGACGGGCATACAGATCATGCACGTCCCCTACAAGGGCGCGGCGCCGGCGGTCACCGCGCTGCTTTCCAACGAAGTGCAGATGTTCCCCGCCGATGCCTCGGCTGTGCTGGCCTTGATCAAGGCGGGCAAGGTGCGCGCCCTGGCGGTGGGCAGCGCCGACCGCTTCGTCGGGCTGCCGGACGTGCCGACCACCAGGGAGCTGGGCCTGGCCGGCGTGGAGGTCGAATCCAACTATGGCGTCATTGCGCCCACCGGCACCCCGGCCGCCATCGTCGACAGGATGGCCCAGGCCATCGGGGAGTCGCTGCGGGACCCGGCGCTGCGCGCCAGGATCATCGAGCAGGGCGCGGTGCCGCAAGCCACCAGCCCCGACGAGTACCGCCAACTGATGGAAGCCGAATCGCGCAAATGGGGGGAGGTGATCCGGCGCGGCAAGCTGGGGCTGCAATAG